A window from Cryptomeria japonica chromosome 1, Sugi_1.0, whole genome shotgun sequence encodes these proteins:
- the LOC131044875 gene encoding aspartic proteinase nepenthesin-1-like, protein MNRGSNQFVKTVYEYNLSRNVRELNEIETSVHVESNQYMVEVGVGTPPVKSLAIIDTGSDLIWVPCNSYQCKNDNNGCPVKVSCKSPLCKSIPSSCVSGSCKYHYSYGYGNSSSTGILLSETLTFSSGSISDITLGCSYEIHGIPQGVGLIGLGRGPLSLVSQLGSRINHKFSYCLVPNRSGTSHLIFGDLQSSVVSNMKSTPLIQNPVMKRASYYYVGLNGISVGGNLLGLPKGVFDFSPNGRGGLVIDSGSQLTYLDSRAYNPLRNALQSAINLPLADGSKLGLDLCYQLYSNVNAPDITFHFQGRTDYSVPKENYLIQSKGESIPEWTPPDKGWIKINFNGALRGNLGVSGVGVIALDDWGNTLAIGAKRLVDGSNNIAECQAALEAILMAKKLGVKKLHLEEDSQIMVNGIA, encoded by the exons ATGAACAGAGGCTCAAATCAGTTTGTTAAAACTGTATATGAATACAATCTGTCAAGGAATGTGAGGGAGTTGAATGAGATTGAAACATCTGTGCATGTTGAATCCAATCAATATATGGTGGAGGTTGGAGTGGGCACACCTCCAGTAAAATCCCTTGCCATTATTGATACAGGTAGTGACCTAATATGGGTGCCCTGTAATTCTTATCAATGCAAAAATGACAACAATGGCTGCCCTGTCAAGGTTTCCTGCAAGAGCCCACTTTGTAAATCCATCCCCTCATCATGTGTTTCTGGTAGTTGCAAATACCACTATTCATATGGGTATGGAAACAGTTCTAGTACTGGTATTTTGTTGTCTGAGACATTAACATTTTCTTCAGGAAGCATTTCAGATATAACACTGGGCTGCAGCTATGAAATCCATGGAATTCCTCAGGGAGTGGGCTTAATAGGTCTTGGCAGGGGTCCACTGTCATTAGTCTCCCAATTGGGTTCCAGGATCAACCACAAGTTCTCCTATTGTTTGGTCCCCAACAGATCTGGAACATCTCATCTAATATTTGGAGACTTACAGAGTTCAGTAGTCTCTAACATGAAATCTACCCCACTGATACAAAACCCTGTCATGAAAAGAGCTTCTTATTATTATGTAGGATTAAATGGTATCAGTGTGGGAGGCAATTTGTTGGGTTTGCCAAAGGGTGTTTTTGACTTCAGCCCTAATGGAAGAGGAGGGTTAGTAATTGACTCAGGGTCACAACTTACATATTTAGATAGCAGAGCATACAATCCTTTGAGAAATGCCTTGCAATCTGCAATCAATCTTCCTCTTGCTGATGGCTCTAAGCTTGGCCTGGATTTGTGCTACCAGTTATATAGCAATGTGAATGCTCCTGATATAACATTTCACTTTCAGGGAAGAACAGATTACAGTGTGCCTAAGGAAAACTATTTGATCCAA AGTAAGGGTGAATCAATTCCAGAATGGACTCCGCCGGATAAGGGGTGGATTAAGATAAATTTCAATGGCGCTTTGAGGGGCAACCTAGGAGTCTCTGGAGTTGGGGTAATTGCTCTAGATGATTGGGGCAATACTCTGGCCATTGGTgctaaaagattggtggatggatcgaaCAACATTGCTGAGTGTCAAGCGGCGTTAGAAGCCATTCTCATGGCTAAGAAAttgggagtgaagaaactccatTTGGAGGAAGACTCTCAGATCATGGTGAACGGGATAGCTTGA
- the LOC131044858 gene encoding oil body-associated protein 1A, translating into MAAAGPGPISKSIHIPGEPSKTSTSMLETGTELIQNFAPIKNVHEHLCAFHFYAHDMTRQIETHHFCSHINEDVRQCLLYDSPEKNARLIGVEYMVSEKLFLTLPDEEKKLWHSHEYEVKSGVLFMPGIPGPIQRQGLEKVCKTYGKVFHFWQFDKGDTLPLGLPQLMMAFTVDGQLHEQLATDVQERYNYSFQEEREKRQYMSGPDYGINPLGNSWTSGKGLKTVLRETDCQRTEL; encoded by the exons ATGGCTGCAGCAGGACCAGGGCCAATCTCCAAGTCCATTCATATTCCAGGGGAGCCCAGCAAAACCTCTACTTCCATGCTGGAAACTGGAACAGAGCTCATCCAGAATTTTGCACCAATTAAAAATGTCCATGAGCATCTCTGCGC CTTCCATTTTTATGCCCATGACATGACAAGGCAAATAGAGACCCACCATTTTTGCAGCCACATCAATGAGGATGTGAGGCAATGTCTGCTGTATGATTCTCCTGAGAAGAATGCTAGGCTTATTGGAGTTGAGTACATGGTATCTGAGAAATTGTTTTTGACCCTGCCTGATGAAGAGAAAAAGCTGTGGCATTCTCATGAATATGAAGTAAAGAGTGGGGTGCTCTTCATGCCAGGAATTCCAGGGCCAATACAGAGACAGGGGCTGGAGAAAGTGTGTAAGACTTATGGGAAGGTCTTCCACTTTTGGCAGTTTGATAAGGGAGATACTCTGCCTCTGGGTTTGCCTCAGCTCATGATGGCTTTCACTGTAGATGGTCAGCTCCATGAACAACTTGCTACAG ATGTGCAAGAAAGATACAACTATTCATTCCAAGAGGAGAGGGAAAAGCGGCAGTATATGAGTGGACCTGATTATGGCATAAATCCATTGGGAAACTCCTGGACCAGTGGAAAGGGTCTTAAGACAGTGTTGAGAGAGACAGACTGTCAGCGTACAGAATTATAA